One genomic region from Streptomyces venezuelae encodes:
- the ispG gene encoding flavodoxin-dependent (E)-4-hydroxy-3-methylbut-2-enyl-diphosphate synthase, translated as MTAISLGIPTVPTRLAERRKSRQIQVGSVAVGGDAPVSVQSMTTTRTSDIGATLQQIAELTASGCQIVRVACPTQDDADALAVIARKSQIPVIADIHFQPKYVFAAIDAGCAAVRVNPGNIKQFDDKVKEIAKAASDAGTPIRIGVNAGSLDARLLKKYGKATPEALVESALWEAGLFEEHGFRDIKISVKHNDPVVMVEAYRQLAAQCDYPLHLGVTEAGPAFQGTIKSAVAFGALLAQGIGDTIRVSLSAPPAEEIKVGIQILESLNLRQRRLEIVSCPSCGRAQVDVYKLAEEVTAGLDGMTVPLRVAVMGCVVNGPGEAREADLGVASGNGKGQIFVKGEVIKTVPESKIVETLIEEALKIAEQMEKDGVASGEPSVAIGV; from the coding sequence CCCGTCTCCGTGCAGTCGATGACGACGACCCGCACCTCCGACATCGGCGCCACGCTCCAGCAGATCGCCGAGCTGACCGCCTCCGGCTGCCAGATCGTGCGCGTGGCCTGTCCCACCCAGGACGACGCCGACGCCCTCGCGGTCATCGCGCGGAAGTCGCAGATCCCGGTCATCGCCGACATCCACTTCCAGCCGAAGTACGTCTTCGCCGCCATCGACGCGGGCTGCGCGGCCGTCCGGGTCAACCCCGGCAACATCAAGCAGTTCGACGACAAGGTCAAGGAGATCGCCAAGGCGGCCTCCGACGCCGGTACCCCGATCCGCATCGGCGTCAACGCCGGTTCGCTCGACGCGCGGCTCCTGAAGAAGTACGGCAAGGCCACCCCCGAGGCGCTCGTCGAGTCCGCCCTCTGGGAGGCCGGCCTCTTCGAGGAGCACGGCTTCCGCGACATCAAGATCTCGGTCAAGCACAACGACCCGGTCGTGATGGTCGAGGCCTACCGCCAGCTGGCCGCCCAGTGCGACTACCCGCTGCACCTCGGCGTCACCGAGGCCGGTCCGGCCTTCCAGGGCACCATCAAGTCGGCCGTCGCCTTCGGCGCGCTGCTCGCCCAGGGCATCGGCGACACCATCCGCGTCTCGCTCTCCGCTCCGCCGGCCGAGGAGATCAAGGTCGGCATCCAGATCCTGGAGTCGCTGAACCTGCGCCAGCGCCGCCTGGAGATCGTCTCCTGCCCGTCCTGCGGCCGCGCCCAGGTCGACGTCTACAAGCTCGCCGAGGAGGTCACCGCCGGCCTCGACGGCATGACCGTCCCGCTGCGCGTCGCCGTCATGGGCTGCGTCGTCAACGGCCCGGGCGAGGCCCGCGAGGCCGACCTCGGCGTCGCCTCCGGCAACGGCAAGGGCCAGATCTTCGTGAAGGGCGAGGTCATCAAGACCGTCCCCGAGTCGAAGATCGTCGAGACCCTCATCGAGGAGGCGCTCAAGATCGCCGAGCAGATGGAGAAGGACGGCGTCGCCAGCGGCGAGCCGTCGGTCGCCATCGGCGTCTGA